One Cucurbita pepo subsp. pepo cultivar mu-cu-16 chromosome LG09, ASM280686v2, whole genome shotgun sequence DNA window includes the following coding sequences:
- the LOC111802664 gene encoding triose phosphate/phosphate translocator, non-green plastid, chloroplastic-like, giving the protein MQSSAVTLSPALPLLKPRRPLSSSFSSGCNSVRVSSSSSSNSRDLGDLNDVRLTSSWPQRSWTLSSSPFSSAKLRPWTGVLSLASDSDASHFKVQATAVPDSAGEDASAGGNLRKTLELGLLFGLWYLFNIYFNIYNKQVLKVFPFPVTVTAVQFAVGTVLVLLMWGLNLYKKPKISGAQLAAILPLAFVHTLGNLFTNMSLGKVAVSFTHTIKAMEPFFSVILSAMFLGETPTPWVVASLLPIVGGVALASATEASFNWAGFWSAMASNVTNQSRNVLSKKVMVKKDDSIDNITLFSIITVMSFFLLSPVAIFMEGVKFTPAYLQSAGLNMNQLYTRSLLAALCFHAYQQVSYMILQRVSPVTHSVGNCVKRVVVIVSSVIFFQTPVSPINSLGTGVALAGVFLYSRVKRIKAKPKTA; this is encoded by the exons ATGCAGAGCTCTGCGGTTACTTTATCGCCTGCTCTTCCTCTTCTCAAGCCACGGAGGCCTTTGAGTTCGTCTTTCAGCTCTGGATGTAACTCAGTTCGGGtatcttcttcgtcttcctcgAATTCCAGAGATCTCGGAGACCTGAATGATGTTCGTCTCACTTCCTCATGGCCGCAGCGATCTTGGACTCTGTCTTCGTCTCCTTTTTCCTCCGCGAAACTCCGGCCATGGACTGGCGTGCTCTCGCTTGCTTCGGATTCTGATGCGAGTCATTTCAAGGTTCAGGCCACTGCGGTGCCGGATAGCGCAGGAGAGGATGCTAGTGCTGGCGGTAATCTAAGGAAAACGTTGGAGCTCGGGTTGTTGTTTGGCCTCTGGTACCTTTTCAACATCTACTTTAACATCTACAACAAGCAG GTTCTCAAGGTGTTCCCGTTCCCTGTAACTGTCACTGCAGTTCAATTTGCTGTAGGCACTGTACTTGTTCTTCTTATGTGGGGACTTAATCTTTACAAAAAGCCAAAGATCAGTGGTGCTCAG CTTGCTGCTATTCTGCCGCTGGCATTCGTTCACACATTGGGGAACCTTTTTACAAATATGAGTCTTGGGAAAGTAGCAGTATCGTTCACTCACACAATCAAAGCTATGGAGCCATTTTTTTCAGTTATCCTGTCGGCAATGTTTCTTGGAGAG ACTCCCACTCCCTGGGTAGTTGCATCTCTTCTGCCAATTGTTGGTGGTGTTGCATTGGCATCTGCCACTGAGGCGTCCTTCAACTG GGCTGGATTTTGGAGTGCAATGGCGTCCAATGTGACTAATCAATCTCGTAACGTCCTTAGCAAAAAGGTCATGGTGAAGAAAGAT GATTCAATTGACAACATCACCCTCTTTTCAATTATAACGGTCATGTCCTTTTTCTTACTATCCCCTGTGGCTATCTTCATGGAAGGTGTCAAGTTCACTCCTGCATACCTTCAATCAGCC GGTTTGAACATGAACCAACTCTACACTAGGTCGCTTCTAGCTGCCCTTTGTTTCCATGCATACCAACAG GTTTCTTACATGATTTTGCAAAGAGTTTCGCCTGTTACCCACTCGGTCGGTAATTGTGTAAAGCGAGTTGTGGTCATCGTGAGCTCTGTTATCTTCTTCCAAACACCAGTTTCTCCAATCAACTCTCTTG GCACTGGAGTAGCTCTTGCTGGGGTTTTCCTGTATTCAAGAGTTAAGCGCATCAAAGCTAAGCCAAAGACAGCTTAA